One window of the Sulfitobacter alexandrii genome contains the following:
- a CDS encoding peptidoglycan-binding protein, producing the protein MALKYSARDRDIQIALKKRGFDPGPLDGLKGPRTSAAIIAFKRSIGFRARDYVGPLTWAALHRREPPETPVTTAPVPWLAEGYKRMGLHEVRDNGILRRWLGSDGHALGDPSRFPWCGDFVETCIRLALPQEDMSPLRGNPYWALNWRHFGQSCRPAVGAVISITRNGGGHVAFAVGEDERRIYCLGGNQRNSVSVVPIDKNRFVPASWRWPSTWPLPAPGLPPMTSAEASSINEA; encoded by the coding sequence ATGGCATTGAAGTATTCCGCCCGCGACCGGGACATCCAGATCGCCCTGAAAAAGCGCGGGTTTGATCCCGGCCCGCTCGACGGGTTGAAAGGTCCGCGCACCTCGGCCGCGATCATCGCGTTCAAGCGCTCGATCGGCTTCCGTGCTCGCGACTACGTGGGGCCGCTGACCTGGGCGGCGCTGCACCGCCGGGAACCACCCGAAACGCCAGTGACCACCGCGCCCGTGCCCTGGCTGGCCGAAGGCTACAAGCGGATGGGCCTGCACGAGGTCCGCGACAACGGCATCCTGCGCCGCTGGCTGGGCAGCGACGGGCACGCCCTGGGCGACCCGTCCCGCTTTCCCTGGTGCGGCGACTTCGTGGAGACCTGCATCCGCCTGGCGCTGCCGCAAGAGGATATGTCGCCACTGCGGGGCAATCCCTACTGGGCGCTGAACTGGCGGCATTTCGGCCAATCCTGCCGGCCGGCGGTGGGCGCGGTGATCTCGATCACCCGCAACGGCGGCGGGCACGTCGCCTTCGCCGTGGGCGAGGACGAGCGCCGCATCTACTGCCTGGGCGGCAACCAGCGCAACAGCGTCAGTGTCGTCCCGATCGACAAGAACCGGTTCGTGCCGGCGTCCTGGCGCTGGCCGTCCACATGGCCGCTGCCCGCACCGGGCCTGCCGCCGATGACCTCGGCCGAGGCATCCAGCATCAACGAGGCTTGA
- a CDS encoding GSCFA domain-containing protein — protein MTHPYSDLPAPAFWRTAVSERNPLETSDLWSPKNALLPSDSVVTFGSCFAQHISRALRKNGFSWLDCEPGPNFASEKLRSRFNYGVFSARTGNIYSAKALLQWVKWSLGHELVPSEVWERDGRFFDPFRPAIEPNGFASPDEVQASRNQTLKAFRKALTDSDLFVFTLGLTESWENAQRGFTYATCPGTNAGTFDPQAHVFRNYSYTDVHSHLQEALNLMRDVNPSVRILLTVSPVPLTATAAGKHVVVSTTYSKSVLRAVAGAVSDSWGAVDYFPSYEIITAPSFRGMFYDPNMRTVSGRGVDFVMSHFMSGISEHSSGDVSKDGGTSTPPAPVEKVAASASVPEAEAELDDIKCEEEILEAFARK, from the coding sequence ATGACCCATCCCTATAGCGATCTTCCTGCGCCGGCGTTCTGGCGGACTGCCGTCTCCGAGCGCAATCCTTTGGAGACGTCCGATCTGTGGTCGCCAAAGAATGCTCTCCTGCCTTCTGACAGCGTTGTAACTTTTGGATCGTGCTTCGCGCAGCACATTAGCCGCGCTTTGAGGAAAAACGGATTTTCTTGGCTCGATTGCGAACCCGGTCCCAACTTCGCGTCAGAGAAGCTAAGGAGTCGTTTCAACTACGGTGTATTCTCGGCTCGGACGGGGAACATCTACTCTGCAAAAGCATTGCTACAGTGGGTGAAGTGGTCACTCGGCCATGAACTAGTGCCTAGCGAGGTTTGGGAGCGGGATGGCCGATTTTTTGATCCGTTTCGACCGGCAATTGAACCGAATGGCTTCGCCTCTCCTGATGAAGTGCAGGCCTCCAGAAACCAGACTCTCAAGGCATTTCGGAAAGCCCTGACCGACTCTGATCTGTTTGTCTTCACCTTGGGTCTTACGGAAAGCTGGGAGAACGCACAGCGAGGATTTACCTACGCCACATGTCCTGGGACAAATGCTGGTACATTCGATCCGCAAGCACACGTCTTCCGGAACTATAGCTACACCGATGTGCACAGCCATCTCCAAGAAGCATTGAACCTCATGAGAGATGTAAATCCAAGCGTTCGCATTCTGCTGACAGTTTCACCGGTGCCGCTTACCGCTACAGCAGCCGGGAAACACGTGGTCGTGTCTACGACATACTCAAAGTCCGTCTTGCGAGCGGTGGCTGGCGCAGTGTCGGACAGTTGGGGGGCCGTCGACTACTTCCCGTCATATGAGATAATAACAGCGCCCAGCTTTCGCGGAATGTTTTATGATCCGAACATGCGTACCGTTTCCGGTCGGGGCGTGGACTTCGTTATGAGCCATTTCATGTCGGGCATTTCTGAGCACTCTTCGGGCGATGTGTCCAAAGATGGCGGAACATCAACGCCGCCCGCGCCTGTTGAAAAGGTAGCTGCTTCGGCTTCGGTACCTGAAGCCGAAGCGGAGCTCGACGATATCAAGTGCGAGGAAGAGATCCTCGAAGCGTTCGCTCGCAAATGA
- a CDS encoding HAD family hydrolase, with product MIDLSRYRTLVFDCDGVVLDSNQVKTAAFRVAALPYGEAAAEALVAYHVANGGISRYVKFTHFLEQILPEHQPEAMPGRDGPDHEALLRLYAETVRDGLLNCAVTEKLEQLRDTTEGANWLIVSGGDQNELRDVFGRRDLSRLFDGGIFGSPDTKSTILERELASGNIQSPALFLGDSRLDHQAATAAGLDFVFIHGWTEVVDWQRYVEENKLEAISKVGELANK from the coding sequence ATGATTGATCTCTCTCGGTACCGTACACTGGTCTTCGACTGCGACGGTGTCGTGCTCGACTCCAACCAGGTCAAGACGGCGGCTTTTCGGGTTGCGGCCTTGCCCTATGGTGAAGCTGCAGCGGAGGCACTGGTCGCGTATCATGTCGCCAATGGCGGCATCTCGCGCTATGTCAAGTTCACCCATTTCCTTGAGCAGATCCTTCCCGAACACCAGCCGGAGGCGATGCCAGGCCGGGATGGACCCGATCACGAGGCGCTTCTTCGTCTCTACGCCGAAACTGTGCGGGATGGGTTACTGAATTGTGCGGTCACGGAGAAATTGGAACAGCTTCGCGATACCACCGAAGGTGCCAATTGGTTGATTGTCTCCGGTGGAGATCAGAATGAACTTCGCGACGTATTCGGAAGGCGGGATCTCTCGCGACTGTTCGACGGCGGTATCTTTGGCAGCCCGGACACGAAGAGCACGATCTTGGAGCGTGAGCTGGCGTCAGGCAACATACAGTCGCCGGCGCTGTTTCTGGGCGACAGCCGATTAGACCATCAAGCTGCAACGGCCGCGGGGCTGGACTTCGTTTTCATCCATGGTTGGACCGAGGTGGTGGACTGGCAGAGATATGTTGAAGAGAACAAGCTTGAAGCGATCTCGAAAGTTGGCGAACTCGCCAATAAATAA
- a CDS encoding fasciclin domain-containing protein has translation MIRKTMMGAALAATATMASAQNPMVGGAEMFPEKNIVENAVNSPIHTTLVAAVKQAELVDTLSGPGPFTVFAPTDEAFGMIKQESLEALMQPGAKDQLAQILTCHVVAADAMSSAIAGMIADDDGNHPVETVGGCTLQAMMDGDNITLTDENGRVATVTQADVKQSNGVIHVIDRVLLPKQ, from the coding sequence ATGATCCGCAAGACGATGATGGGCGCCGCGCTGGCCGCAACCGCAACCATGGCTTCGGCCCAAAACCCGATGGTGGGCGGGGCCGAGATGTTCCCCGAGAAGAACATCGTGGAGAATGCCGTGAACTCTCCCATCCACACGACGCTGGTCGCGGCCGTCAAGCAGGCGGAGCTGGTGGACACGCTGTCCGGTCCCGGCCCTTTCACGGTCTTCGCCCCGACCGATGAGGCCTTCGGCATGATCAAGCAGGAATCGCTCGAGGCGCTGATGCAGCCCGGAGCGAAGGACCAGCTGGCCCAAATCCTGACCTGCCACGTCGTCGCAGCCGACGCCATGTCATCGGCCATCGCCGGCATGATCGCGGATGACGACGGCAACCACCCGGTCGAGACGGTCGGCGGCTGCACGCTGCAGGCCATGATGGACGGCGACAACATCACCCTGACCGACGAGAACGGCCGGGTCGCAACGGTCACCCAGGCCGACGTCAAGCAGTCGAACGGCGTGATCCACGTGATCGACCGCGTGCTGCTGCCGAAGCAATAA
- a CDS encoding aminoglycoside adenylyltransferase family protein: MQVALHQTEQIQSAVLILHRRLGDTLLGVYLHGSAVSGGLRPQSDIDLLAVVQSELTESQRNGLLLDLLHLSGRHPAVPGGARCLEVMVFCQAELSRGDYPARAEFVYGEWLREAFEAGETPMPERDPEYSLVIAQAHQEAIPLFGPPRSELLTDVSTEHVNQAMRDALPDLLNGLRGDERNVLLTLARMWHTASTGRFITKDSAAEWAIPRLSDLDAMALDHARRAYLGEVTDDWSRQGDAARELAGRMSENIISSM; this comes from the coding sequence ATGCAGGTGGCACTCCATCAGACAGAACAGATACAGTCGGCTGTGCTGATCTTGCACCGCCGTCTCGGCGACACGCTGCTTGGTGTATATCTGCATGGATCGGCCGTATCCGGCGGTCTCCGGCCACAGAGCGACATTGATCTTCTGGCCGTGGTTCAGTCCGAGCTGACCGAGAGCCAGCGCAACGGGCTGTTGCTGGACTTGCTGCATCTTTCCGGACGCCATCCTGCCGTGCCGGGGGGCGCCCGCTGCCTTGAAGTGATGGTGTTTTGCCAAGCCGAGCTCAGCCGCGGTGACTACCCGGCGCGAGCGGAGTTCGTTTATGGAGAGTGGCTGAGGGAGGCTTTCGAGGCCGGTGAGACGCCGATGCCTGAACGAGATCCTGAATATTCTCTGGTTATCGCACAGGCCCATCAGGAGGCCATTCCGTTGTTCGGACCGCCGAGGAGCGAACTTCTGACGGACGTTTCGACAGAGCATGTCAATCAAGCCATGCGCGATGCACTTCCGGACTTGTTGAATGGATTGCGCGGGGACGAGCGGAATGTCCTGCTGACGCTTGCGCGGATGTGGCACACGGCGAGCACGGGGAGGTTCATCACGAAGGATTCTGCCGCCGAATGGGCGATTCCGCGATTGTCTGACTTGGATGCTATGGCACTCGATCATGCGCGCCGGGCTTATCTTGGCGAGGTCACGGACGATTGGAGCCGCCAAGGCGATGCAGCCCGAGAGTTGGCGGGGCGCATGAGCGAGAACATCATCAGCTCAATGTAG
- a CDS encoding cytidylyltransferase domain-containing protein → MSMQTVNCFLPCRKGSERVPRKNIKPFAGFENGLIEVKLRQLIEAKGVGKVFLSTNDEEILDYAGTLNSDKIVLHKRCEELSSSQTSTDDLVSHALELIGEGDILWTHVTSPFVSAASYDAIVSRYWQALDDGHDSLMTTSVIHGFIWDENGPINYDRSVEKWPRTQTLPALHEINSAAFLAPAEIYRNDDDRIGQNPFIYGMDKIEGMDIDWPVDFQIAESMVLQGIAKV, encoded by the coding sequence ATGAGCATGCAGACGGTCAATTGCTTCCTCCCTTGTCGGAAGGGCAGCGAACGGGTCCCGCGGAAAAACATCAAGCCCTTTGCAGGTTTCGAGAATGGGCTCATCGAGGTTAAACTGCGCCAGTTGATCGAGGCGAAGGGGGTAGGGAAGGTCTTCCTTTCCACGAACGATGAAGAAATACTCGATTATGCCGGGACCCTGAATTCGGACAAGATCGTGCTTCACAAGCGGTGTGAAGAACTATCCTCGAGCCAGACGAGCACCGACGACCTTGTTTCTCACGCGCTCGAGTTGATAGGTGAAGGCGATATCCTCTGGACGCATGTGACTTCACCCTTTGTGAGCGCAGCGTCGTATGACGCGATTGTCTCGCGGTATTGGCAGGCATTGGATGACGGACACGATTCCCTGATGACCACGTCGGTCATCCATGGATTCATTTGGGACGAGAATGGTCCCATCAATTATGATCGTTCCGTAGAGAAGTGGCCGCGCACACAGACTCTTCCGGCATTGCATGAAATCAACAGCGCCGCTTTTCTCGCACCGGCTGAGATTTACCGAAACGATGATGACCGCATCGGCCAAAATCCCTTCATCTACGGGATGGACAAGATCGAGGGAATGGATATCGACTGGCCCGTGGATTTCCAGATCGCCGAAAGCATGGTGTTGCAAGGCATCGCCAAGGTATGA
- a CDS encoding pentapeptide repeat-containing protein, whose protein sequence is MARSIRGRSRFVAPLFMLCATIMVTPHGAVSQEQGDPDQLRMLGQCKGCLFEEIDLSERRMTGIDVRETTFRNVDFTNAGLGISIFDNAVLENVSFNGADLSGASFSDAQLTNVTFEGADLRAAVFEGVRLVGTDLQAGILCNTQMPDDMMDNSDCN, encoded by the coding sequence ATGGCCAGGTCCATCCGGGGGCGCTCCCGCTTCGTGGCGCCGTTGTTCATGCTGTGCGCCACGATCATGGTCACCCCCCACGGGGCGGTATCGCAGGAGCAGGGAGATCCCGACCAGCTTCGCATGCTTGGACAGTGCAAGGGCTGCCTGTTCGAAGAGATCGACCTGTCTGAACGTCGGATGACCGGCATCGATGTCCGCGAGACCACGTTCCGGAACGTGGACTTTACAAATGCCGGCCTGGGGATCTCGATCTTCGACAACGCCGTGCTCGAGAACGTGTCGTTCAACGGCGCGGATCTCTCCGGTGCCAGCTTTTCCGACGCGCAGCTGACCAACGTGACCTTCGAGGGCGCGGACCTGCGGGCCGCCGTGTTCGAGGGCGTCCGCCTGGTCGGCACTGACCTTCAGGCCGGCATTCTGTGCAACACGCAGATGCCTGACGACATGATGGACAACTCGGACTGTAATTGA
- a CDS encoding zf-TFIIB domain-containing protein → MQCPVDGETLVITDRSGVEIDYCPKCRGVWLDRGELDKIIDRAAPAAAAPRYERADYDDRDYDDRRPHKKKRSSFLGELFDF, encoded by the coding sequence ATGCAGTGCCCAGTCGACGGAGAGACCCTCGTGATCACCGACCGCAGCGGGGTCGAGATCGACTACTGCCCGAAATGCAGGGGCGTCTGGCTGGACCGGGGCGAGCTCGACAAGATCATCGATCGGGCGGCGCCGGCTGCTGCGGCACCCCGGTACGAGCGCGCGGATTACGATGACCGCGACTACGACGATCGCCGCCCGCACAAGAAGAAGCGGAGCTCCTTCCTCGGCGAGCTGTTCGACTTCTGA
- a CDS encoding aldolase catalytic domain-containing protein has translation MSDIKILDCTFRDGGYYNDWDFSTPLINRYLEAMKAAQVDIVELGFRFVKNSGFKGPCAYATDDFIRSLTIPDGLEVGVMLNGGDLLTDLGLVPTLERLFPEKADTTPVSLVRFACHFREFEQVLPAVTWLSERGYKVGFNLMQITERTEEEVRHYARTSKDWPIEALYFADSMGSMSPADVGRIIGWMRKEWDGPIGVHTHDNMGQALANTMRAVSDGATWLDATVTGMGRGPGNARTEELVIEAEALRNRPANFVPLMSLIRETFQPMKTHYGWGTNPYYYLSGKYGIHPTYIQEMMGDARYSDEDILAVIDFLRHEGGSKFSSERLSGARTFYRGEAQGAWSPKEVMEGRDVLVLGTGPGVAAHRAALEDYIRRTKPLVLSLNTQSAIDSDLIDMRVACHPVRLMADYELHTSLPQPLITPFSMLPEDLRKNLQDKEVLDFGLTVTPGSFRFQDTQCEVPAPLVLAYSLAIATSGGARRILMAGFDGYPAGDRRNDETAEILSAYKAHTADVMLSLTPTRHAIATASLYGYLE, from the coding sequence ATGTCGGACATTAAGATTTTAGACTGCACATTTCGGGACGGCGGTTATTACAACGATTGGGATTTCTCCACGCCACTGATCAATCGCTACCTCGAGGCGATGAAGGCGGCGCAGGTCGATATCGTCGAACTGGGCTTCCGCTTTGTCAAAAACTCCGGCTTCAAGGGGCCTTGTGCCTATGCGACGGACGATTTCATCCGTTCGCTCACCATTCCGGACGGATTGGAAGTCGGCGTGATGCTGAATGGCGGTGATCTGTTGACCGACTTGGGCCTGGTGCCGACGCTTGAACGTCTGTTTCCCGAGAAGGCGGACACCACACCCGTAAGCCTGGTCCGTTTTGCGTGTCATTTTCGTGAGTTCGAACAGGTTCTTCCGGCTGTCACTTGGCTGTCGGAGCGTGGCTACAAAGTCGGCTTCAATCTCATGCAGATCACGGAGCGGACGGAAGAGGAAGTGCGTCACTACGCCCGCACCTCCAAGGATTGGCCGATCGAAGCGCTCTACTTCGCTGACAGCATGGGCAGCATGTCCCCTGCGGACGTCGGCCGCATCATCGGATGGATGCGCAAGGAGTGGGATGGTCCAATCGGTGTCCACACGCATGACAACATGGGTCAGGCGCTCGCGAACACGATGCGCGCGGTTTCGGACGGGGCGACCTGGCTGGATGCGACCGTGACAGGCATGGGGCGGGGGCCGGGCAACGCCCGGACCGAGGAGCTGGTGATCGAAGCCGAAGCGCTTAGAAATCGGCCGGCCAATTTCGTTCCGCTGATGAGCCTGATCCGGGAGACATTCCAGCCGATGAAGACCCACTATGGCTGGGGCACCAATCCTTACTACTATCTCTCTGGAAAATACGGCATCCATCCGACCTACATTCAGGAAATGATGGGGGACGCTCGGTACAGCGACGAGGACATTCTCGCCGTGATCGATTTCCTCCGGCACGAGGGCGGCTCGAAATTCAGTTCGGAGCGGCTGAGCGGCGCGCGCACCTTCTATCGCGGCGAGGCACAGGGCGCCTGGTCGCCCAAAGAGGTTATGGAAGGCCGAGATGTCCTTGTTCTTGGCACGGGGCCCGGTGTCGCGGCGCACCGCGCTGCGTTGGAGGATTATATCCGTCGGACGAAGCCTTTGGTTCTGTCCTTGAATACTCAATCGGCGATCGACTCTGATCTGATCGACATGCGGGTCGCCTGCCACCCCGTGCGCCTGATGGCTGACTACGAGCTGCACACTAGCCTGCCGCAGCCGCTGATCACACCTTTTTCCATGCTTCCCGAAGATCTGAGAAAGAACCTGCAGGACAAGGAAGTGCTTGATTTCGGCCTCACCGTGACTCCGGGCAGTTTCCGTTTTCAGGACACCCAATGCGAGGTCCCGGCACCGCTCGTGCTTGCCTACTCCCTCGCGATCGCTACGAGCGGCGGCGCCCGGCGCATTCTGATGGCCGGGTTCGACGGCTACCCCGCTGGTGACCGTCGCAACGACGAGACGGCGGAAATACTTTCGGCCTACAAGGCGCATACAGCAGACGTGATGTTGTCGTTGACGCCCACACGTCATGCCATCGCGACCGCCAGCCTTTACGGCTACCTGGAGTAA